From Carya illinoinensis cultivar Pawnee chromosome 5, C.illinoinensisPawnee_v1, whole genome shotgun sequence, one genomic window encodes:
- the LOC122311717 gene encoding rust resistance kinase Lr10-like, which yields MASSCVFFLFFFFFFLASIVDVGQCQNGCPELRCGGQGPAVRFPFRLKDRHPNHCGFPGFLLSCTGANETVLELPISVKLFVKKIDYKSRVVKVQDPNHCFPRQLQGLDLSSSDFQFQERNLLSFALFNCSQAKTEDERRISCLSCTSHQVYAVLNGELITDLIESSSCTKIYSLPSIPSDLLFGDDDIRHFKWSIPDCRYCDVEGKNCKMKNTGTSTRSEIVCVPKNPKGALTKKVITGVILGSFLLALAVFALYRFYSYDKIEKEYRVKIEMFLEDYRNFKPTRYSYADIKRITNQLTEKLGEGAYGTVFKGKLSDEIQVAVKILNASKGNGEEFINEVRTIGTIHHVNVIRLIGFCADGFRRALVYEFLPNGSLEKFISSADAKNNFLGWAKLQNIALGIARGIEYLHQGCDQRILHFDIKPSNVLLDQNFNPKISDFGLAKICSKDQSMVSMTNAKGTVGYIAPEMFSRNFGNVSYKADVYSFGILLLEMVGGKKVVDVTMENTSQVYFPEWIYNLLEQKEDLRIFIEDGGDAKIAKKLAIVGLWCIQWHPIDRPAMKVVIQMLGGGEELNMPPNPFTFKDPIDINARMPTKYLSQGLEVIPESEVN from the exons ATGGCAAGCTCCtgcgtcttcttcctcttcttcttcttctttttccttgcTTCCATCGTAGATGTCGGACAATGCCAAAATGGGTGTCCTGAATTACGGTGTGGAGGACAAGGCCCAGCCGTCCGATTTCCTTTCCGGCTTAAAGACCGCCACCCAAACCACTGTGGCTTTCCTGGGTTTCTTCTATCCTGCACTGGTGCCAACGAAACGGTACTCGAGCTGCCCATTTCTGTAAAGCTCTTCGTCAAAAAGATCGACTACAAATCTCGGGTAGTTAAAGTACAGGACCCAAATCATTGCTTTCCGAGGCAACTTCAGGGACTCGATTTATCTTCCTCGGATTTCCAATTCCAAGAAAGAAATCTTCTGTCTTTTGCCTTATTTAATTGTTCCCAAGCAAAAACAGAAGATGAGCGTCGGATCTCCTGTCTTAGTTGCACTAGCCACCAAGTTTATGCCGTGCTTAATGGTGAACTCATTACCGACTTGATCGAGTCATCATCTTGTACAAAGATTTATAGTCTTCCATCAATTCCATCTGATTTATTATTCGGTGATGATGATATTCGTCACTTTAAGTGGTCTATACCAGACTGCCGATACTGTGACGTGGAAGGcaagaattgcaaaatgaaGAATACGGGCACGAGCACTCGATCAGAGATTGTGTGcgtccccaaaaaccctaaag GTGCATTGACGAAAAAAGTGATTACTG GTGTCATCTTAGGTTCATTTCTGTTAGCATTAGCTGTCTTTGCTCTCTACCGTTTCTATAGTTAtgataaaatagagaaagaatatCGAGTGAAGATCGAAATGTTTTTGGAGGACTACAGAAATTTCAAGCCCACAAGATACTCATATGCTGATATTAAAAGGATTACAAATCAACTTACTGAAAAATTGGGTGAAGGAGCCTACGGAACAGTCTTCAAAGGAAAGCTTTCTGATGAAATCCAAGTTGCGGTAAAGATCTTGAACGCTTCCAAAGGAAATGGAGAAGAATTCATAAACGAAGTGAGAACAATCGGTACGATTCACCATGTTAATGTGATTCGTTTGATTGGATTTTGCGCCGATGGATTTAGAAGAGCTCTAGTTTACGAGTTCTTACCGAATGGCTCGTTAGAGAAGTTCATATCTTCCGCGGATGCCAAAAACAATTTCCTTGGTTGGGCAAAGTTGCAAAATATTGCTCTTGGCATAGCGAGAGGTATTGAATATCTGCACCAAGGGTGTGACCAACGAATCCTCCATTTTGATATCAAACCCAGTAACGTTTTGTTAGATCAAAACTTCAATCCAAAAATCTCTGATTTTGGTCTCGCAAAAATATGTTCTAAGGATCAAAGTATGGTGTCTATGACCAATGCCAAAGGGACTGTAGGTTATATTGCACCCGAAATGTTCTCTAGAAATTTTGGAAACGTGTCTTATAAAGCAGATGTTTATAGCTTCGGAATATTGCTGCTTGAAATGGTTGGGGGCAAGAAAGTTGTTGATGTTACAATGGAGAACACTAGCCAAGTTTACTTTCCAGAGTGGATCTACAATCTCTTAGAACAAAAAGAGGActtaagaatttttattgaaGATGGTGGAGATGCTAAAATTGCGAAGAAACTTGCAATTGTGGGACTTTGGTGTATTCAATGGCATCCGATTGATCGTCCTGCTATGAAAGTTGTGATTCAAATGttaggaggaggagaagagtTAAACATGCCCCCTAATCCCTTTACCTTCAAGGATCCTATAGATATCAATGCAAGGATGCCTACAAAATATTTAAGCCAGGGGTTAGAAGTCATCCCAGAATCAGAGGTAAACTGA
- the LOC122311716 gene encoding LEAF RUST 10 DISEASE-RESISTANCE LOCUS RECEPTOR-LIKE PROTEIN KINASE-like 2.2 isoform X1 — translation MAGGMPFPAGLAALIVFVLLLHQTCTAKDTSQVCVPSSCGNIHNISHPFRLQGDPPNCGDSRYSLSCENNQTLLYLFSGIYYVKAIDYNNLTIRVVDPGINLEDDYSFIPRYFLSLTNFSLKVPYVPSVPHYLGYDEVRLLSANVVFLKCEKPVNSTDYLDVSTCSDNGSYSSNSSLSHSKRYRYVLFLDAIKAEYVENLCQVEQIMTLSSSPLSYQAVPRKISCTDFHNELVEYGFELSFAQNCGCNNGERCSLSDSGVVQCHSQNGILGALTTIINRLTPNLIRQRVDDQILPNSGYRVSLIRLLLITSIDTGLYLAAKSMFWTPFVIAFLIYKWHRRHLSMYDTVEEFLQSQNNLMPIRYSYSEICKMTKSFKEELGEGGFGTVFKGTLRSGQLVAVKMLSKSNANGQDFINEVATIGRIHHVNVVKLIGFCVERSKRALVYEFMSNGSLNKYIFSQEGSILLSYEKIRDVALGVARGIEYLHRGCDMQILHFDIKPHNILLDEDFTPKVSDFGLAKLYPADDNIVSLTSARGTLGYMAPELYYKNIGGISYKADVYSFGMLLMEMASRRKNLNTFAEHSSQTYFPTWAYDQFCNGKDVELEGTTEEDKKIGKTMIIVALWCIQMNPNNRPSMNKVVEMLEGEVDCLQMPSKPFLSSSSASSLSLYKQVDMEDSSTQTWSSIRSSEPSAFDQA, via the exons ATGGCTGGAGGAATGCCCTTTCCTGCAGGACTTGCAGCTCTGATTGTTTTTGTGCTCCTACTCCATCAAACTTGCACTGCCAAGGATACAAGTCAGGTCTGTGTTCCTTCTTCCTGCGGCAATATCCACAACATAAGCCATCCGTTTCGATTACAAGGCGATCCACCAAATTGTGGCGACTCAAGGTATAGCCTGTCATGCGAGAACAACCAAACGTTGCTGTACTTATTTTCTGGAATATACTACGTCAAGGCAATCGATTACAACAACCTCACAATCCGAGTTGTTGACCCTGGCATTAATCTTGAAGATGACTACTCCTTCATCCCTCGTTATTTTTTAAGTCTGACAAATTTCAGTTTAAAGGTTCCATATGTCCCAAGTGTTCCACACTATTTAGGCTACGATGAAGTCAGGCTTTTGTCAGCCAATGTGGTTTTCTTGAAGTGTGAAAAGCCAGTGAATTCTACTGACTATTTGGACGTTTCTACTTGTTCTGATAACGGATCCTACTCTTCCAACTCTTCTTTGTCCCATTCCAAGAGGTATAGATATGTTCTATTTCTTGACGCGATCAAAGCAGAGTATGTGGAGAACTTGTGCCAAGTAGAGCAGATAATGACTCTGTCATCGTCGCCACTTTCATATCAGGCCGTCCCAAGAAAAATTTCCTGTACGGACTTCCACAATGAATTGGTGGAATATGGTTTTGAGTTGTCATTCGCACAAAACTGTGGCTGCAACAATGGTGAACGTTGTTCCCTCAGTGACTCAGGCGTTGTTCAGTGCCACTCTCAAAATG GAATCCTTGGCGCACTAACAA CTATTATCAACAGACTAACACCCAACTTGATCA GACAAAGAGTCGATGATCAGATACTACCAAATTCTGGATATAGAG TTTCTTTGATCAGATTATTGTTGATAACGAGCATCGATACTG GACTGTACCTTGCAGCAAAAAGTATGTTCTGGACTCCATTCGTGATTGCATTCTTGATTTATAAATGGCATAGGAGACATTTATCAATGTATGACACGGTTGAAGAATTTCTACAAAGTCAAAATAACCTTATGCCAATACGGTACTCTTATTCAGAAATTTGTAAGATGACCAAAAGTTTCAAGGAAGAATTAGGTGAAGGAGGCTTTGGTACTGTATTTAAAGGAACACTTCGAAGTGGCCAACTTGTAGCTGTAAAGATGTTAAGTAAATCCAATGCTAATGGACAGGATTTTATCAACGAGGTTGCAACAATTGGAAGGATTCACCATGTTAATGTAGTGAAACTCATTGGTTTTTGTGTTGAAAGATCAAAGCGGGCTCTTGTATATGAGTTCATGTCTAATGGGTctctcaataaatatattttttcacaagAAGGAAGTATCCTCCTGAGCTATGAGAAAATACGTGATGTTGCTCTAGGAGTGGCTCGCGGGATTGAATATTTACATCGAGGTTGTGATATGCAGATCTTGCATTTTGATATCAAGCCTCACAACATTCTTTTAGATGAGGATTTCACTCCCAAAGTTTCTGATTTTGGCCTTGCAAAATTGTATCCAGCAGATGACAACATTGTTTCTTTGACTTCTGCAAGAGGGACATTAGGATACATGGCTCCCGAGTTGTACTACAAAAACATTGGAGGCATTTCATACAAAGCtgatgtttatagttttggaatGTTATTGATGGAAATGGCTAGTAGAAGAAAGAACTTGAATACTTTTGCTGAGCATTCAAGTCAAACTTACTTCCCTACTTGGGCTTATGATCAGTTCTGCAATGGAAAGGATGTAGAACTGGAAGGTACCACGGAAGAGGACAAAAAAATAGGCAAAACAATGATCATAGTTGCATTATGGTGTATACAGATGAATCCTAATAATCGTCCTTCTATGAATAAAGTGGTAGAAATGCTTGAAGGAGAAGTTGACTGCTTACAAATGCCTTCCAAGCCTttcttatcatcatcatcagcatCATCATTATCATTATATAAACAAGTAGATATGGAGGATAGTTCAACCCAAACATGGTCATCAATCCGATCAAGTGAACCAAGTGCCTTTGATCAAGCATAG
- the LOC122311716 gene encoding rust resistance kinase Lr10-like isoform X2 yields the protein MAGGMPFPAGLAALIVFVLLLHQTCTAKDTSQVCVPSSCGNIHNISHPFRLQGDPPNCGDSRYSLSCENNQTLLYLFSGIYYVKAIDYNNLTIRVVDPGINLEDDYSFIPRYFLSLTNFSLKVPYVPSVPHYLGYDEVRLLSANVVFLKCEKPVNSTDYLDVSTCSDNGSYSSNSSLSHSKRYRYVLFLDAIKAEYVENLCQVEQIMTLSSSPLSYQAVPRKISCTDFHNELVEYGFELSFAQNCGCNNGERCSLSDSGVVQCHSQNGILGALTTIINRLTPNLIRQRVDDQILPNSGYRVSLIRLLLITSIDTGLYLAAKKICKMTKSFKEELGEGGFGTVFKGTLRSGQLVAVKMLSKSNANGQDFINEVATIGRIHHVNVVKLIGFCVERSKRALVYEFMSNGSLNKYIFSQEGSILLSYEKIRDVALGVARGIEYLHRGCDMQILHFDIKPHNILLDEDFTPKVSDFGLAKLYPADDNIVSLTSARGTLGYMAPELYYKNIGGISYKADVYSFGMLLMEMASRRKNLNTFAEHSSQTYFPTWAYDQFCNGKDVELEGTTEEDKKIGKTMIIVALWCIQMNPNNRPSMNKVVEMLEGEVDCLQMPSKPFLSSSSASSLSLYKQVDMEDSSTQTWSSIRSSEPSAFDQA from the exons ATGGCTGGAGGAATGCCCTTTCCTGCAGGACTTGCAGCTCTGATTGTTTTTGTGCTCCTACTCCATCAAACTTGCACTGCCAAGGATACAAGTCAGGTCTGTGTTCCTTCTTCCTGCGGCAATATCCACAACATAAGCCATCCGTTTCGATTACAAGGCGATCCACCAAATTGTGGCGACTCAAGGTATAGCCTGTCATGCGAGAACAACCAAACGTTGCTGTACTTATTTTCTGGAATATACTACGTCAAGGCAATCGATTACAACAACCTCACAATCCGAGTTGTTGACCCTGGCATTAATCTTGAAGATGACTACTCCTTCATCCCTCGTTATTTTTTAAGTCTGACAAATTTCAGTTTAAAGGTTCCATATGTCCCAAGTGTTCCACACTATTTAGGCTACGATGAAGTCAGGCTTTTGTCAGCCAATGTGGTTTTCTTGAAGTGTGAAAAGCCAGTGAATTCTACTGACTATTTGGACGTTTCTACTTGTTCTGATAACGGATCCTACTCTTCCAACTCTTCTTTGTCCCATTCCAAGAGGTATAGATATGTTCTATTTCTTGACGCGATCAAAGCAGAGTATGTGGAGAACTTGTGCCAAGTAGAGCAGATAATGACTCTGTCATCGTCGCCACTTTCATATCAGGCCGTCCCAAGAAAAATTTCCTGTACGGACTTCCACAATGAATTGGTGGAATATGGTTTTGAGTTGTCATTCGCACAAAACTGTGGCTGCAACAATGGTGAACGTTGTTCCCTCAGTGACTCAGGCGTTGTTCAGTGCCACTCTCAAAATG GAATCCTTGGCGCACTAACAA CTATTATCAACAGACTAACACCCAACTTGATCA GACAAAGAGTCGATGATCAGATACTACCAAATTCTGGATATAGAG TTTCTTTGATCAGATTATTGTTGATAACGAGCATCGATACTG GACTGTACCTTGCAGCAAAAA AAATTTGTAAGATGACCAAAAGTTTCAAGGAAGAATTAGGTGAAGGAGGCTTTGGTACTGTATTTAAAGGAACACTTCGAAGTGGCCAACTTGTAGCTGTAAAGATGTTAAGTAAATCCAATGCTAATGGACAGGATTTTATCAACGAGGTTGCAACAATTGGAAGGATTCACCATGTTAATGTAGTGAAACTCATTGGTTTTTGTGTTGAAAGATCAAAGCGGGCTCTTGTATATGAGTTCATGTCTAATGGGTctctcaataaatatattttttcacaagAAGGAAGTATCCTCCTGAGCTATGAGAAAATACGTGATGTTGCTCTAGGAGTGGCTCGCGGGATTGAATATTTACATCGAGGTTGTGATATGCAGATCTTGCATTTTGATATCAAGCCTCACAACATTCTTTTAGATGAGGATTTCACTCCCAAAGTTTCTGATTTTGGCCTTGCAAAATTGTATCCAGCAGATGACAACATTGTTTCTTTGACTTCTGCAAGAGGGACATTAGGATACATGGCTCCCGAGTTGTACTACAAAAACATTGGAGGCATTTCATACAAAGCtgatgtttatagttttggaatGTTATTGATGGAAATGGCTAGTAGAAGAAAGAACTTGAATACTTTTGCTGAGCATTCAAGTCAAACTTACTTCCCTACTTGGGCTTATGATCAGTTCTGCAATGGAAAGGATGTAGAACTGGAAGGTACCACGGAAGAGGACAAAAAAATAGGCAAAACAATGATCATAGTTGCATTATGGTGTATACAGATGAATCCTAATAATCGTCCTTCTATGAATAAAGTGGTAGAAATGCTTGAAGGAGAAGTTGACTGCTTACAAATGCCTTCCAAGCCTttcttatcatcatcatcagcatCATCATTATCATTATATAAACAAGTAGATATGGAGGATAGTTCAACCCAAACATGGTCATCAATCCGATCAAGTGAACCAAGTGCCTTTGATCAAGCATAG